The Cellulomonas fulva genome includes a window with the following:
- a CDS encoding TetR/AcrR family transcriptional regulator, translated as MPKIIGGSLHEHREQTRQKLFAALSTLMTEQGFDAITLAEIAQSAGVGRTAVYNHFPDKEALLVGFITHETEQYAATLQRSLDDLDDPVERLRTYVSQQIQLKRVYHLAPGPELRSVLSRQTQARVREHVVVVERILRDILTDGIASGVFPDQSLETTVPLVNACLSGRGVPDDGPERERAIEQTVAFVMRAVGVPDEIATALPAAGAGTEPERADAHDEPAEAPVAVPA; from the coding sequence ATGCCCAAGATCATCGGCGGGTCCCTGCACGAGCACCGCGAGCAGACCCGGCAGAAGCTGTTCGCAGCGCTGTCGACGCTCATGACCGAGCAGGGGTTCGACGCGATCACGCTCGCCGAGATCGCGCAGTCCGCCGGCGTGGGCCGCACCGCGGTCTACAACCACTTCCCGGACAAGGAAGCCCTCCTGGTCGGGTTCATCACGCACGAGACCGAGCAGTACGCCGCGACGCTGCAGCGCTCGCTCGACGACCTCGACGACCCGGTCGAGCGCCTGCGCACCTACGTCAGCCAGCAGATCCAGCTCAAGCGGGTCTACCACCTGGCCCCCGGGCCCGAGCTGCGCTCGGTGCTGTCCCGCCAGACCCAGGCGCGCGTGCGCGAGCACGTCGTCGTCGTCGAGCGCATCCTGCGGGACATCCTCACCGACGGCATCGCGTCCGGCGTGTTCCCCGACCAGTCCCTCGAGACGACCGTCCCGCTGGTGAACGCGTGCCTGTCCGGCCGCGGCGTGCCCGACGACGGCCCCGAGCGCGAGCGGGCGATCGAGCAGACCGTCGCCTTCGTCATGCGGGCCGTGGGGGTGCCCGACGAGATCGCGACGGCGCTGCCGGCGGCCGGTGCCGGCACGGAGCCGGAGCGCGCGGACGCGCACGACGAGCCCGCCGAGGCGCCCGTCGCCGTCCCGGCCTGA
- a CDS encoding maleylpyruvate isomerase family mycothiol-dependent enzyme yields the protein MSEQTTIERYDEGAAGMQAAIDAVSPAGWDAASPCAGWTGRDVVAHLVDSQRDLLARHGAELGARPDLADPSAAWRVHTAQVHEALARPGFVEQEYESLGSTTTVGATLDTFIGFDMVAHRWDVTAADGRAYPFEDADLDVIEGLVAAMGEMIRSDGVCGPALEVGPDADRQTRALAALGRSADVG from the coding sequence ATGAGCGAGCAGACGACGATCGAGCGCTACGACGAGGGTGCGGCGGGGATGCAGGCGGCGATCGACGCGGTGTCGCCGGCCGGCTGGGACGCGGCGTCGCCGTGCGCGGGCTGGACGGGCCGGGACGTGGTCGCGCACCTGGTCGACTCGCAGCGTGACCTCCTGGCGCGGCACGGGGCGGAGCTGGGTGCTCGGCCGGACCTCGCCGACCCCTCCGCCGCCTGGCGGGTGCACACGGCGCAGGTGCACGAGGCGCTGGCGCGTCCGGGCTTCGTCGAGCAGGAGTACGAGAGCCTGGGCAGCACGACCACGGTCGGCGCGACCCTCGACACGTTCATCGGGTTCGACATGGTCGCGCACCGGTGGGACGTGACGGCGGCGGACGGCCGCGCGTACCCGTTCGAGGACGCCGACCTGGACGTCATCGAAGGGCTCGTCGCCGCGATGGGAGAGATGATCCGGAGCGACGGCGTGTGCGGGCCGGCGCTCGAGGTCGGTCCCGACGCGGACCGTCAGACGCGCGCGCTGGCGGCCCTGGGCCGCTCCGCGGACGTCGGGTGA
- a CDS encoding patatin-like phospholipase family protein, translating into MTVGLVLGGGGVRGAVQVGMLRALFEHGVVPDLVVGTSIGAINGSAVAADPTSGVVERLAQAWASPEAGAVYGDSWGKQLRRLARSKTHLNDPGPLRALLEEMIGADARFEDLRLPLAVAAACIEKAAERWFDSGPVVPAVLASSSVPGILPPTQIGDEHFVDGGLVNSIPMSEAWRRGATTVYVLQVGRIEEALVAPDKPSDVARVSFEIARRHRFAREMDEVPEGVTVHVLPSGGPAKGDDKISAYRRMDAVRARMDAAYDATSAYLGSR; encoded by the coding sequence ATGACCGTGGGGCTGGTGCTCGGGGGCGGCGGCGTGCGCGGGGCCGTGCAGGTCGGGATGCTGCGCGCCCTGTTCGAGCACGGGGTCGTGCCGGACCTCGTCGTCGGGACGTCGATCGGGGCCATCAACGGCTCGGCGGTCGCGGCGGACCCGACGTCGGGCGTGGTCGAGCGCCTGGCGCAGGCATGGGCCTCGCCCGAGGCCGGCGCCGTCTACGGCGACTCGTGGGGCAAGCAGCTGCGGCGGCTCGCGCGGTCGAAGACCCACCTCAACGACCCCGGCCCGCTGCGCGCCCTGCTCGAGGAGATGATCGGGGCCGACGCGCGGTTCGAGGACCTGCGGCTGCCCCTCGCGGTGGCCGCGGCGTGCATCGAGAAGGCCGCCGAGCGCTGGTTCGACTCCGGGCCGGTGGTGCCCGCGGTGCTCGCCTCGTCGTCGGTCCCCGGGATCCTGCCGCCGACGCAGATCGGCGACGAGCACTTCGTGGACGGCGGGCTCGTGAACTCGATCCCCATGAGCGAGGCGTGGCGCCGCGGCGCGACCACCGTGTACGTGCTGCAGGTCGGCCGGATCGAGGAGGCCCTGGTCGCGCCGGACAAGCCCTCGGACGTCGCGCGGGTGAGCTTCGAGATCGCGCGGCGGCACCGGTTCGCGCGGGAGATGGACGAGGTGCCGGAGGGCGTCACGGTGCACGTGCTGCCCAGCGGCGGTCCCGCCAAGGGGGACGACAAGATCAGCGCGTACCGGCGCATGGACGCGGTCCGGGCGCGCATGGACGCGGCCTACGACGCGACGAGCGCCTACCTGGGGTCGCGATGA
- a CDS encoding deoxyribonuclease IV, protein MALIGAHAHGEDPVAAAAEVGADCVQIFLADPQGWKKPVPRPDADALTASGLGIYAHAPYLVNVASTNNRIRIPSRNMVAQHTAAAAALGVRGLVVHGGHVGDGDDVAVGVENWRKLFERAQFPVRVLVENTAGGENACARTLDRIAMLWDAIGQYDVGICLDTCHAWAAGEDLETIVERLVAITGRIDLVHANSSRDEAGSSRDRHASFAKGTIPPELIAHVVREAGCDALVETPAERQHEDIAFLRAALAG, encoded by the coding sequence GTGGCGCTGATCGGTGCGCACGCGCACGGCGAGGACCCGGTCGCCGCGGCGGCCGAGGTCGGCGCGGACTGCGTGCAGATCTTCCTGGCGGACCCGCAGGGCTGGAAGAAGCCCGTGCCCCGCCCGGACGCCGACGCCCTGACGGCGAGCGGGCTCGGGATCTACGCGCACGCGCCCTACCTGGTCAACGTCGCGTCGACCAACAACCGCATCCGGATCCCGAGCCGGAACATGGTCGCCCAGCACACCGCCGCCGCCGCGGCGCTGGGGGTGCGCGGGCTCGTCGTGCACGGCGGTCACGTGGGGGACGGGGACGACGTCGCGGTCGGGGTCGAGAACTGGCGCAAGCTGTTCGAGCGCGCGCAGTTCCCGGTGCGCGTCCTGGTGGAGAACACCGCGGGCGGGGAGAACGCGTGCGCCCGCACCCTGGACCGGATCGCGATGCTCTGGGACGCGATCGGGCAGTACGACGTCGGGATCTGCCTGGACACCTGCCACGCGTGGGCCGCGGGGGAGGACCTCGAGACGATCGTCGAGCGCCTCGTGGCGATCACCGGGCGCATCGACCTGGTGCACGCCAACAGCTCGCGGGACGAGGCCGGGTCGAGCCGCGACCGGCACGCGAGCTTCGCCAAGGGGACGATCCCGCCCGAGCTCATCGCGCACGTGGTCCGCGAGGCGGGCTGCGACGCGCTGGTCGAGACGCCGGCCGAGCGCCAGCACGAGGACATCGCCTTCCTGCGGGCGGCGCTCGCGGGCTGA
- a CDS encoding methyltransferase — protein MPQDPRPSRGGRASSGRARPGGRGRPAPDRRAPDRRTRGTAGARPAATARVELTFLPGLADVLSDEVGEVLGARARPVVGRDDALVVDVTALAEVRRLRTAVAAFVVLHFDVPRPKALLSGEHLQRVVDAAYASLRVAGSSTFRFEAAGSDSSVFARLAAELAAATGLKHDEHEGELVVKVRRGARRPATDADPGWDVLVRVGPRPLSARTWRVTDYPGAVNATIAAAMVRLAGARDDERVLNLMCGSGTLLVERLLAAPAASAVGIDLADDALAAARDNLEAAGLARRASLVAADALEPGAWPEGTAPADLLLADPPWGSLHGSHAAAAQVHSGLLRAAHAAAAPGARLVVLTHEVKVMEAAVRDAAGLWRAREPLRVFAKGHHPRIWLLDRV, from the coding sequence GTGCCCCAGGACCCCCGCCCGTCCCGCGGCGGCCGAGCCTCGTCGGGCCGCGCCCGGCCCGGCGGCCGCGGCCGACCGGCACCGGACCGGCGCGCACCGGACCGGCGCACCCGCGGCACCGCCGGCGCCCGTCCCGCCGCGACGGCCCGCGTCGAGCTCACGTTCCTGCCCGGTCTCGCGGACGTCCTGTCCGACGAGGTCGGCGAGGTGCTCGGCGCCCGCGCGCGACCCGTCGTCGGGCGGGACGACGCGCTCGTCGTCGACGTCACCGCGCTCGCGGAGGTCCGCCGCCTGCGCACGGCCGTCGCCGCGTTCGTCGTGCTGCACTTCGACGTCCCCCGGCCCAAGGCGCTGCTCAGCGGCGAGCACCTGCAGCGCGTCGTCGACGCGGCGTACGCGTCGCTGCGCGTCGCGGGCTCGTCGACGTTCCGCTTCGAGGCGGCGGGCTCGGACTCGTCGGTGTTCGCGCGCCTGGCCGCGGAGCTCGCGGCCGCGACCGGCCTGAAGCACGACGAGCACGAGGGCGAGCTCGTCGTGAAGGTCCGCCGCGGCGCACGCCGGCCGGCCACCGACGCCGACCCGGGCTGGGACGTGCTGGTGCGCGTCGGCCCGCGGCCGCTGTCCGCGCGCACCTGGCGGGTGACGGACTACCCGGGCGCGGTCAACGCGACCATCGCCGCCGCCATGGTCCGGCTCGCGGGCGCACGGGACGACGAGCGCGTGCTCAACCTCATGTGCGGCTCCGGGACGCTGCTCGTGGAGCGCCTGCTCGCCGCCCCGGCGGCCTCGGCGGTCGGGATCGACCTGGCGGACGACGCCCTGGCCGCCGCGCGCGACAACCTCGAGGCCGCCGGCCTGGCCCGCCGCGCGTCGCTCGTCGCCGCCGACGCCCTCGAGCCCGGCGCCTGGCCGGAGGGCACCGCGCCCGCGGACCTGCTGCTCGCCGACCCGCCGTGGGGCAGCCTGCACGGCTCGCACGCCGCCGCCGCGCAGGTCCACTCCGGGCTGCTGCGGGCGGCCCACGCCGCCGCGGCCCCGGGCGCGCGGCTCGTCGTGCTGACGCACGAGGTCAAGGTGATGGAGGCCGCCGTGCGCGACGCGGCCGGCCTGTGGCGCGCGCGCGAGCCCCTCCGCGTCTTCGCCAAGGGCCACCACCCGCGCATCTGGCTCCTCGACCGCGTCTGA
- a CDS encoding LysR family transcriptional regulator: MPADPRRLSFLLAVHRAGGVLAAADVLHVTPSAVSQQIARLEAEEGVAVLDRGPRGATLTAAGRVLAEAAERIESELVEARKQLAALGGELAGRVTVVGFQTAIRAVLAPALGMLAERHGGIEVAVEERESADALRRLREGDADLVLIERDEDADAHTPRGQQDVVLLEEPWRLVLPASVATPTQLSDLAGVTWLESQPGTAAARALARVGTLVGPLTTRHVYYDFDVALALVAAGQGVGLLPALALQGDLPDGVTVATVPGLGSRRLVVRHRATRHEPRPAVAAVLDELLTTAATLTLT, from the coding sequence GTGCCAGCGGACCCCCGACGCCTGTCCTTCCTGCTCGCCGTGCACCGCGCCGGCGGGGTGCTGGCCGCCGCCGACGTCCTGCACGTGACGCCGTCGGCGGTGTCGCAGCAGATCGCCCGGCTCGAGGCCGAGGAGGGCGTGGCGGTGCTCGACCGCGGCCCCCGCGGGGCGACCCTCACGGCCGCCGGGCGCGTGCTGGCCGAGGCCGCGGAGCGGATCGAGTCCGAGCTCGTCGAGGCCCGCAAGCAGCTCGCGGCGCTCGGCGGCGAGCTGGCCGGCCGGGTCACCGTGGTGGGCTTCCAGACCGCGATCCGCGCGGTGCTCGCGCCCGCGCTGGGGATGCTCGCGGAACGGCACGGCGGCATCGAGGTGGCGGTGGAGGAGCGGGAGTCGGCCGACGCGCTGCGTCGCCTGCGCGAGGGCGACGCGGACCTGGTGCTGATCGAGCGCGACGAGGACGCGGACGCGCACACCCCGCGGGGGCAGCAGGACGTGGTGCTGCTCGAGGAGCCGTGGCGGCTGGTGCTGCCCGCCAGCGTGGCGACGCCCACCCAGCTCTCGGACCTGGCCGGGGTCACCTGGCTCGAGTCGCAGCCCGGCACGGCCGCGGCGCGTGCGCTGGCCCGGGTGGGCACGCTCGTCGGACCGCTGACGACGCGGCACGTCTACTACGACTTCGACGTCGCGCTCGCGCTCGTCGCCGCGGGGCAGGGCGTGGGGCTGCTGCCCGCCCTCGCGCTGCAGGGCGACCTGCCCGACGGCGTCACGGTCGCGACGGTGCCGGGCCTGGGCTCCCGCCGGCTCGTCGTGCGCCACCGCGCGACGCGCCACGAGCCCCGCCCGGCGGTGGCCGCGGTGCTGGACGAGCTCCTCACCACCGCCGCCACCCTCACCCTCACCTGA
- a CDS encoding STAS domain-containing protein has product MEGTGTTSRTGRDGDGGRTGSPPSDPLDAEAPGTIAVDEREPHVLRITGAADALTVEQTCAREGLDPIALGRALAAAGVTEIDLSEATFIDSSVLALVVSLMPALRPAHLRVRGATGSVLTVLTVTGLDALVELC; this is encoded by the coding sequence ATGGAGGGCACCGGGACCACGTCGCGCACCGGCCGGGACGGCGACGGCGGACGCACCGGCTCCCCGCCGAGCGACCCGCTCGACGCCGAGGCGCCGGGCACCATCGCCGTCGACGAGCGGGAGCCGCACGTGCTGCGGATCACGGGAGCGGCGGACGCGCTCACGGTCGAGCAGACGTGCGCGCGCGAGGGGCTGGACCCGATCGCGCTGGGCCGCGCCCTCGCCGCCGCCGGGGTCACCGAGATCGACCTCAGCGAGGCGACGTTCATCGACTCGTCGGTGCTCGCGCTGGTCGTGAGCCTGATGCCGGCGCTGCGGCCCGCCCACCTGCGCGTGCGCGGGGCCACCGGCTCGGTGCTGACCGTGCTCACCGTGACCGGCCTGGACGCGCTCGTCGAGCTCTGCTGA
- a CDS encoding CBU_0592 family membrane protein → MSTFITALGWTGAVVCLTAYVLVTRGRWAPTSGRYQLANVVSGVMMGTVAASSGVWPSVFTNLVWAAVALHAVTVVLRARRARRARRVVETAMLEVPVELAA, encoded by the coding sequence GTGTCCACCTTCATCACCGCGCTCGGCTGGACCGGCGCGGTCGTGTGCCTCACCGCCTACGTCCTGGTCACCCGGGGTCGCTGGGCTCCGACCTCCGGCCGGTACCAGCTGGCCAACGTCGTGAGCGGCGTGATGATGGGCACGGTGGCGGCGAGCAGCGGCGTGTGGCCCTCGGTGTTCACCAACCTGGTCTGGGCCGCGGTCGCCCTCCACGCGGTCACGGTCGTCCTGCGCGCCCGCCGAGCACGCAGGGCGCGCCGCGTCGTGGAGACGGCGATGCTCGAGGTCCCGGTCGAGCTCGCCGCCTGA
- a CDS encoding GAF domain-containing protein, with product MSTTTEHPDVRAAQEDFVSTGRVNSKVRRLVADSWRRSRRSGVDPERPAPRSDLSDNDLAGLRRETPLTAALPVARRLLLDADPQWVAALTDATGRLLWIDGNRRVRHAVGRAGFVEGAVWSEDCAGTNAPGTALATNREVQVVGSEHWARPVHPWSCAAAPLHDSSGRVLGVLDITGGPEVASGMAMQLVRATATAIEATVGRGTTSPTAGPPAPTLRVLGSQGGTLVVDGAAHRLSRRHAEILLLLAEHPAGLSADELAVLLSESELSGVTVRAEVSRLRRAVGPLLSESRPYRLTRAVRTDVDGVRAALALGDVADAVGSYTGPVLPRSSSPGVARVRAAVSDEVRAAVLASRDPRVIIRWAASDEGADDFGAWRTLAAASVPGSAGHLRAVAQLRRLEAELGRPAGA from the coding sequence GTGTCGACGACGACGGAGCACCCCGACGTGCGCGCGGCGCAGGAGGACTTCGTCTCCACGGGCCGGGTCAACAGCAAGGTGCGCCGGCTCGTCGCGGACTCCTGGCGCCGCAGCCGCCGCAGCGGCGTGGACCCCGAGCGACCGGCGCCGCGCAGCGACCTGTCCGACAACGACCTCGCCGGCCTGCGCCGCGAGACCCCGCTGACCGCCGCGCTCCCGGTGGCCCGGCGGCTCCTGCTGGACGCCGACCCGCAGTGGGTCGCCGCGCTCACGGACGCGACCGGCCGGCTGCTGTGGATCGACGGGAACCGCCGGGTGCGGCACGCGGTCGGGCGCGCCGGCTTCGTGGAGGGTGCGGTGTGGAGCGAGGACTGCGCGGGCACCAACGCGCCCGGCACGGCGCTCGCGACCAACCGCGAGGTGCAGGTGGTCGGCTCGGAGCACTGGGCGCGACCCGTGCACCCGTGGAGCTGCGCGGCGGCGCCGCTGCACGACTCGAGCGGGCGCGTGCTCGGCGTCCTCGACATCACGGGTGGTCCCGAGGTCGCGTCCGGGATGGCGATGCAGCTGGTGCGCGCGACCGCGACGGCCATCGAGGCGACCGTCGGGCGCGGCACGACGAGCCCGACGGCGGGTCCCCCCGCCCCGACCCTGCGGGTGCTCGGCAGCCAGGGCGGCACGCTCGTGGTGGACGGTGCGGCGCACCGGCTGTCCCGGCGGCACGCGGAGATCCTGCTGCTGCTCGCCGAGCACCCGGCGGGGCTGTCCGCCGACGAGCTCGCGGTGCTGCTGAGCGAGTCCGAGCTCAGCGGTGTCACCGTGCGGGCCGAGGTCTCGCGGCTGCGGCGCGCGGTCGGCCCGCTGCTGAGCGAGTCGCGGCCGTACCGGCTGACGCGCGCCGTGCGGACCGACGTGGACGGGGTGCGCGCGGCCCTGGCGCTCGGCGACGTCGCGGACGCCGTCGGGTCCTACACCGGCCCCGTCCTGCCGCGGTCGTCCTCGCCCGGCGTCGCGCGCGTCCGCGCCGCGGTGTCCGACGAGGTGCGCGCGGCCGTCCTGGCCTCGCGCGACCCGCGCGTGATCATCCGGTGGGCCGCGTCCGACGAGGGGGCCGACGACTTCGGTGCGTGGCGGACGCTCGCGGCGGCGAGCGTGCCGGGCTCGGCGGGCCACCTGCGCGCGGTGGCGCAGCTCCGCCGCCTCGAGGCCGAGCTGGGACGTCCGGCCGGCGCCTGA
- a CDS encoding 1-acyl-sn-glycerol-3-phosphate acyltransferase, with protein sequence MTWRLPPRWVRRVVLAPLVVLLALVVLPVGVLVAAFVGAVMTWLLPGRLRIVRAVWMALFYLYWDAAILVVAFALWVGSGFGWQLQRPAFRRAHYVFAGAMMRILFWQVRWTLRLQIDIVDADLGRTLEGQPVLVASRHGGPGDSFILVHALLNWFAREPRIVLKDTLQWDPAVDVLLNRLPMQFITPHSTRRPGAPGLSAAVGRLASDLDGDDALLIFPEGGNVTPRRRLARIEALRRNGQPELAAQAEQMTNVMAPHAGGLLAAVDAAPAAGVVFVAHTGLDRLVTVRDVWRELPMDKRIVMKGWTVLPQDVPRGRDEQEAWLFDHWTGIDSWIDEQNRVEAALAPRARPGR encoded by the coding sequence ATGACCTGGCGCCTGCCGCCCCGGTGGGTGCGCCGCGTGGTGCTCGCGCCCCTCGTCGTGCTGCTGGCGCTCGTCGTGCTGCCGGTGGGCGTGCTGGTCGCCGCGTTCGTCGGCGCGGTCATGACGTGGCTGCTGCCGGGCCGCCTGCGGATCGTGCGCGCGGTCTGGATGGCGCTGTTCTACCTCTACTGGGACGCCGCGATCCTCGTGGTGGCGTTCGCGCTGTGGGTGGGCAGCGGATTCGGCTGGCAGCTCCAGCGGCCCGCGTTCCGACGAGCCCACTACGTGTTCGCCGGCGCGATGATGCGGATCCTGTTCTGGCAGGTCCGGTGGACGCTGCGGCTCCAGATCGACATCGTCGACGCGGACCTGGGGCGCACGCTCGAGGGGCAGCCGGTGCTGGTCGCGAGCCGGCACGGCGGCCCCGGCGACTCGTTCATCCTGGTGCACGCGCTGCTCAACTGGTTCGCCCGCGAGCCGCGCATCGTCCTGAAGGACACGCTGCAGTGGGACCCGGCGGTCGACGTGCTGCTCAACCGGTTGCCGATGCAGTTCATCACCCCGCACTCGACGCGTCGGCCGGGGGCGCCGGGCCTCTCGGCCGCGGTGGGGCGGCTGGCGAGCGACCTCGACGGCGACGACGCGCTGCTGATCTTCCCGGAGGGCGGCAACGTCACGCCCCGGCGCCGGCTGGCGCGCATCGAGGCGCTGCGCCGCAACGGCCAGCCGGAGCTGGCGGCGCAGGCGGAGCAGATGACCAACGTGATGGCGCCGCACGCGGGCGGGCTGCTCGCGGCGGTCGACGCGGCCCCGGCCGCGGGCGTCGTCTTCGTGGCGCACACCGGCCTCGACCGGCTCGTCACCGTGCGGGACGTCTGGCGCGAGCTGCCGATGGACAAGCGCATCGTCATGAAGGGCTGGACGGTCCTGCCGCAGGACGTGCCGCGTGGGCGCGACGAGCAGGAGGCCTGGCTGTTCGACCACTGGACCGGGATCGACTCCTGGATCGACGAGCAGAACCGGGTCGAGGCGGCGCTGGCGCCGCGGGCGCGTCCCGGTCGCTGA
- a CDS encoding NHL domain-containing thioredoxin family protein — protein MSGRLPRVRASELVGRGWLNTGGKDVTLADLRGKITVLDFWTFCCINCLHVLDEMRELEAEFSDVLVVIGVHSPKFAHEADPDALRAAVERYEVHHPVLDDPQLTTWQAYTARAWPTLVVIDPEGYVVAQMAGEGHRHNLEVLVRELVAEHDAKGTLHRGSGPYVPPEPTPGTLRFPAKAVALPGGNLLVADAGHHSLAELAPDGETLVRRIGSGERGLVDGGPDAARFSEPNGLCLVPDELRAWLDYDVLVADTVNHALRGVRLSDGAVTTVAGTGEQLMVGAADNVSAALGGGTGAGWSGPAQGVRLSSPWDVAWSQEWGAFVVAMAGNHTLWAFDAQEGSVAHVGGTMNEGLLDGPLPDAWFAQPSGLAVGPGGEIWLADSETSALRVVTPEHASAGGGAVRSVVGAGLFEFGHRDGLADQARLQHPLGVAVLPDGSVAVADTYNGAVRRYDPLTDEVTTIASGLAEPSGLVVLHDGPDATLLVVESAAHRLTRLPLAGVAGTAVDGGVHHTQRPVTDLAPRVRLDVVFTPATGQKYDDRFGASTRLQVSATPPALLLEGAGDDVPFERDLVLDPSVGEGVLHVTAHAASCDDDPAIEYPACHLNAQDWGVPVRVADAGEAMLTLPLRG, from the coding sequence GTGAGCGGACGACTTCCTCGGGTGCGGGCCTCGGAGCTGGTGGGGCGCGGGTGGCTGAACACCGGCGGCAAGGACGTGACGCTCGCGGACCTGCGCGGCAAGATCACCGTCCTCGACTTCTGGACGTTCTGCTGCATCAACTGCCTGCACGTCCTGGACGAGATGCGCGAGCTCGAGGCCGAGTTCTCCGACGTGCTCGTCGTGATCGGCGTGCACTCGCCCAAGTTCGCGCACGAGGCGGACCCGGACGCCCTCCGGGCCGCCGTCGAGCGGTACGAGGTGCACCACCCCGTCCTCGACGACCCGCAGCTCACCACGTGGCAGGCCTACACCGCGCGCGCGTGGCCGACGCTCGTCGTCATCGACCCGGAGGGCTACGTCGTCGCGCAGATGGCGGGCGAGGGTCACCGTCACAACCTCGAGGTGCTGGTGCGCGAGCTCGTCGCCGAGCACGACGCCAAGGGCACGCTGCACCGCGGCTCGGGCCCGTACGTCCCGCCCGAGCCGACGCCGGGCACGCTGCGGTTCCCCGCCAAGGCGGTCGCGCTGCCGGGCGGCAACCTGCTGGTCGCGGACGCCGGTCACCACAGCCTCGCGGAGCTCGCTCCCGACGGCGAGACGCTGGTCCGGCGCATCGGCTCCGGCGAGCGTGGGCTCGTCGACGGCGGGCCCGACGCGGCGCGGTTCAGCGAGCCCAACGGCCTGTGCCTCGTGCCCGACGAGCTGCGCGCGTGGCTCGACTACGACGTGCTGGTCGCGGACACCGTCAACCACGCGCTGCGCGGCGTCCGGCTCTCCGACGGCGCGGTGACGACCGTCGCCGGGACCGGCGAGCAGCTCATGGTTGGCGCCGCGGACAACGTGTCCGCGGCGCTCGGCGGCGGCACGGGTGCGGGCTGGTCGGGTCCCGCGCAGGGCGTGCGGCTCTCCTCGCCCTGGGACGTCGCGTGGTCGCAGGAGTGGGGCGCGTTCGTCGTCGCGATGGCCGGCAACCACACCCTCTGGGCGTTCGACGCCCAGGAGGGTTCGGTCGCGCACGTCGGCGGCACCATGAACGAGGGTCTGCTCGACGGCCCGCTGCCCGACGCGTGGTTCGCGCAGCCGTCGGGGCTGGCCGTCGGACCGGGCGGGGAGATCTGGCTCGCGGATTCCGAGACGTCCGCGCTGCGGGTCGTGACGCCGGAGCACGCGAGCGCCGGCGGCGGGGCGGTGCGGAGCGTCGTGGGCGCGGGGCTGTTCGAGTTCGGCCACCGGGACGGCTTGGCCGACCAGGCGCGGTTGCAGCACCCGCTCGGCGTCGCCGTGCTGCCGGACGGGTCCGTCGCGGTCGCCGACACCTACAACGGCGCGGTCCGCCGCTACGACCCGCTGACCGACGAGGTCACGACGATCGCGTCGGGTCTCGCCGAGCCGAGCGGGCTCGTCGTGCTGCACGACGGACCGGACGCGACGCTGCTCGTCGTCGAGTCCGCCGCCCACCGTCTGACGCGGCTGCCGCTCGCGGGCGTCGCGGGCACGGCCGTCGACGGCGGGGTGCACCACACGCAGCGGCCGGTCACGGACCTCGCGCCGCGCGTGCGGCTCGACGTCGTGTTCACCCCCGCGACGGGGCAGAAGTACGACGACCGGTTCGGCGCCTCGACGCGGCTGCAGGTGTCCGCGACGCCGCCCGCGCTGCTGCTCGAGGGCGCGGGCGACGACGTGCCGTTCGAGCGCGACCTCGTGCTGGACCCGAGCGTGGGCGAGGGCGTCCTGCACGTCACCGCGCACGCGGCGTCGTGCGACGACGACCCCGCGATCGAGTACCCGGCGTGCCACCTGAACGCGCAGGACTGGGGCGTGCCCGTGCGCGTCGCCGACGCCGGGGAGGCGATGCTGACCCTCCCGTTGCGCGGCTGA